Within the Halomonas sp. HL-93 genome, the region ATATCACGCCGATAGATATGGTCGTGGTGAATCTCTACCCCTTTGCCGCCACGGTCGCCAACCCCGACTGTACGCAGCAAGAAGCCATTGAGAATATCGACATTGGCGGTCCGACCATGGTCCGCGCCTGCGCCAAGAATCATGCCTACACCACTATTGTCGTCAATGCCGACGACTACGCCCGGGTGCTGGGTGAACTGGCGGCTCTTGATAGTTGCGTCAGCGAGGCCACACGCTTCGATCTTGCGGTGAAAGCCTTTGAACACACCGCTGGCTACGACGCGGCTATTGCCAATTACCTGGGACGCCAAGTGGAAAAGGCAGACGCCGACTTCCCGCGCACGTTCAACTTGCAACTGCATAAAAAGCAGGCCATGCGCTACGGTGAAAACCCCCACCAGCAGGCAGCTTTTTACGTAGAAGAAGATACCCATGAACCCAGTGTGGCAACGGCGAAAATGCTGCAGGGCAAACCGCTGTCGTATAACAATGTAGCCGATACCGATGCTGCCTTTGAGTGTGTCAAGGCTTTTGAAGACACCGCCTGCGTTATCGTCAAACACGCCAATCCCTGCGGCGTCGCCATCGGCGCCACGGCCTTGGAAGCCTACGACAAAGCTTTCGCTACCGATCCCACCAGTGCGTTTGGCGGCATTATCGCCTTCAACGTAGCACTCGATGCCGTCACCGCGCAGGCGATTATTGATCGACAATTCGTCGAAGTGATTATCGCCCCAGGCGTCAGCGATGATGCCGCTGCTATTGTGGCAGCCAAACAAAATGTACGCCTGCTGGACGTAAGCGCACACTGGCCCGGGGAAGCCAAGCCGGCATTTGACTTCAAACGCGTCAACGGTGGGCTGCTGGTACAACAACGCGACCACGGCATGGTAACGCGTGAGGCACTAACAGTGGTTAGCGATCGTGCGCCCTCAGAACAAGAACTGCGCGATCTATCGTTTGCTTGGCGGGTGGCCAAATTCGTCAAATCCAATGCCATTGTCTACGCCAACAATGGTCAAACGATAGGCGTCGGCGCAGGTCAAATGAGCCGCGTCTATTCCGCTAAAATCGCCGGCATCAAAGCCGCCGATGAAGGACTCTCTGTGCCAGGCTCGGTGATGGCATCGGATGCCTTCTTCCCCTTCCGTGATGGTATCGATGCCGCCGCCGCCGCAGGCATTACCGCTGTCATTCAACCGGGCGGCTCAATGCGCGATCAGGAAGTGATTGATGCAGCCAATGAGGCGGGCATTGCCATGGTGTTTACCGGCATGCGCCACTTCCGCCACTAACCCTTACCGCCACGCCCCTCATCAAAAAGCCCTCATCGTCGATGAGGGCTTTTGTGATACCTTCAGAACACGTCAAGAACGTGGCTCAACCAAGATCAATACATAGATACTTGGTTTCCAGATATTCTTCTAAGCCCTGATGGCCTCCCTCACGCCCCAAGCCAGAGGCTTTAACGCCGCCGAAAGGCGCCGCCGCGTTGGAAATCAGCCCGGTATTAATGCCGACCATGCCATATTCAAGCGCCTCGGCAACTCGCCACACCCGACCCAGATCACGCGAGTAAAAGTACGACGCCAACCCATACGGGGTGTCGTTAGCCATCTCAATGGCAGTTTCTTCATCGTCGAAGGGGAATACCGCTGCCAAGGGACCGAAGGTTTCTTCGTGGGCGACTTTCATTTCATGAGTAGCAAAGCTAATCAGCGTAGGGGTAAAGAAATTACCGCCCAGGGGGTGCGGGTACCCGCCCAATAACAGCTCGGCACCATGGTCCACAGCGTCTTGAACGTGTTCACTGACCTTATTGACCGCGTCCTGGTCAATCAACGGTCCGATATTGATATTGTCTTGCGTTCCATCACCCACATTTAGCTCGCTGTTCATTGCCACAGCCAGTTTTTCGCAAAACGCATTGATAACGCTCGACTGGACCAAGAAGCGATTGGTACACACGCACGTTTGCCCCGCGTTACGAAACTTAGCGGCCATGGCCCCGTCTACCGCAGCATCCAGGTCGGCATCCTCAAAGACGATAAAGGGTGCGTTGCCGCCCAGTTCAAGCGATATTTTTTGCACGTGCTCGGCGGCCTGCGCCATCAGCTTACGGCCTACTTCGGTTGAGCCAGTAAAGGTGATTTTGCGCACTTTGGGTGACTGGGTAAGCGCCTGGGCGATCTCGGCAGCGCTGCCCGGCACAACATTAAAAACGCCGCGAGGAATCCCAGCGCGCTCAGCCAGCATGGCGAGTGCCGTGGCGGAAAACGGCGTTTGGCTAGCGGGCTTAACGACAATCGTGCAACCAGCGGCCAGTGCAGCACCGGCTTTACGGGTGATCATCGCGGCGGGGAAATTCCACGGCGTAATAGCCCCTACCACCCCTACGGGCTGTTTGGTGACCACAATGCGCTGATTGGCATTGGCAGCAGGAATGGTTTCACCGTATGCGCGACGGGCTTCTTCAGCGAACCAGCGCAGGAAGCTTGCTGCGTAGGCGATTTCACCGGCTGCTTCTTTTAACGGTTTGCCCTGCTCATAGGTCATCAGCATGGCAAGGTCTTCCTGGTGCTCGAGCATCAGGTCATGCCATTTGAGCAGTAAATCTGCTCGCTCTTGGGCCGTAAGACCACGCCACGAGGGCAGCGCGGCATCGGCCGCCTCAATGGCACGTTCGGTCTCTGCTTTACCCAGCCTTGGCATATCGCCCACAGGCTTGCCAGTGGCTGGGTTGAGTACGTTGATCTGATCTCCACTGTCGGCCGCTACCCAACTTCCATCAATATAGGCAAATGGACAGTACAGCTGCGTCTCTTTCAGCGCTTCCATGACAGACTCCTGCCCCCGGTAAGGGACTCATCAGCAAATTAACCTCTTCATGCTATGACGAAACAGGGTAATAGACCAACCGTACTGGCCCATCATATAACGTCTGGTTTAGCTGACCAGCGTTAAAAACTCCTGACGCGTCGCTTGATTAGCACGGAAAGCGCCCAACATTACGGAAGATGTCATACTGGAATTTTGTTTCTCCACGCCCCGCATCATCATGCAAAGGTGACGCGCCTCAATAACCACCGCCACGCCTCGCGCTTGAGTAACCTGCTGCACCGCCTCGGCGATTTCGCGGGTCAAATTCTCCTGAATCTGCATACGACGAGCGTACATATCGACGATCCGGGCAAATTTGGAAAGCCCCAGCACATTTCCACTCGGCAAATAAGCAATATGGCATTTACCAATAAACGGGAGCAGGTGATGTTCACACATTGAGTACAGCTCGATATCTTTAACCAGCACCATTTCGTCGGTTTGTGACTCAAATACGGCACCGTTAATAATTTCCTCTAGCGACTGATGATAGCCCGCCGTTAAAAACTGCATCGCTTTCGCTGCGCGCATCGGCGTATCTTTTAGTCCCCCACGCTCGGGATTCTCTCCCAGTGCGCTAATGATATGTCGATAGTGGTGGGCGATATCATCCGTCATGGTAAGCCTCGTCGAAAGGTTTCGAACGCGCTGAGGAAACCCCTGACGCGCCAAATAGAGCTGACTACTGCCCGCTAGATCTACGTAGCATCACGCAGCGCAGACATTAATGTACAATTAATATAATTTATAGAAGTCATGTACAATATTTTAATCGATTGAGATCGAAAAAAACGCATTTTACCGCACCCTACCCCAATATCACCATGCGTTACGCAAACCATCGGGGGGATTTAAGCATCATCAACTGCTGCTCAAGCTGACGAATATGCTGATCCCAGTAGCCTTTATCGGCGACCCAGGGAAACGCCCGTTGAAATGCGGGATCTTCCCAGCGGGACACCAGCCATGCGCTATGCCGAATTAGCCGATAGGCGCGAAGCGGTTCAATCAGTGCAACTTGCTGGTGAGGGAAAGGCCGGCTTTCTTCGTACCCTTCTACAATCTCACTCATCTGGCGTCGCCATTCCTCAGGCTCATTTGCCGACAGCAACATCCAGATATCCTGAATTGCCGGGGCCATTAAGCAATCATCAAAATCGACTAGCGAAAAGTGCTCATCACGCCCCAAAATGTTGCCCAAATGACAATCACCATGACAGCGTATCATCACATCATCCTCCCACTGGTGGGGCGCAAGCGCTTCCAGCATACGGGTGATAACACTTTCATAACCTCGCCGCTGATGACGATCCAAGCGCTGACTATCCAACACCCGCTGCTGGGAGTTTAGCACCCCGTCCACCAATACCAAACGCGGACGGTGGGCAAACGTTGCTTTGCTTGAAACATCGTGCAGTTGGCCCATCAACTCACCCAAAGCAAACAGATGAGCATCATTGTCTAGTTCGGGCGCCTGGCCCGGACAATGGTGAAACAGCGTGAAGCGAAACCCTTCGTAATGGTGCTGACTCCGACCACTGGCATCACGCCAAACAGCAGCTACCGGCACCCCCGCTTGGCTAAGCTCAGAAAGAAAGTCGTGCTCCTCCTGAATAGTCGCGTCTTGCCAGCGCTCTGGACGATAGAACTTGATGATCCACTGCTCCCCTTGGTCATCGCGGAACATCATTACTCGGTTCTCATAGCTGTTTAATGCAAACGGTTCCGACGTTGGCCATATATCCAACGACTCAACCGCCGACATCACAAGGCCGGGAGAGAGTGAGCGAAAAGCATGCGTCATGATGACTCCAGAGACAGTCAAAAAAGAAAATAAAGAAGAGAGCGAGGAGCTAACGATTAATCGAGCACAAGCGGCGTGCGCGCGGCCGCCCAAATATCCACGCGACGAGCACCTGCACGCCGCAATGCCAGTGCTAGCGCATGGGCCGTCGCCCCTGTCGTAACAACATCGTCAACGATTCCAACATAAGCTGGCGGTGGTGAGTTGACCACAAAAGCGCCCGCCAGGTTGGCAAAACGCGCCTGCCGGTTCAAGCGACGTTGCGAAGGCCCTTGTTTGGTTCGCTCGACCTCAAACATTGGCACACCGCTGCGCCGCCCTAATTCAGCGGCAAGCCAGCGCGCCTGGTTAAACCCGCGGTCGCGGGCACGCTCGGGCGTCATGGGTACGGGCAGTATTGCATCAAACGGGGGCGATGGAAGGCTTGCCAGCATCAGCTCACACAGCAACATGCCCGCCCTAGGCTTGGCGTCAAATTTAAAATCGCGCACCAGCGCATTGATGGGAAACTGATAACGCAAAGCCACATGGGCCGCCTCAAATGCAGGACGCTTACTTAGGCAATGGCCGCACCAGGTTTGATGATCCCCGGCTAGCTCGTCACCACAGCGCGGGCAGGCCGGTTGATTCCAGGGCAGCTGTTCATAACAGGCAGAGCACCAGCTTGCGTGCCCCTCAAGCGGTGCCAAACAAAACGCGCAATAGCCGGGTAGCGCGCGCTTCACGATATCACTGCTTCCTGCTATCCAGCGTTTCCACAACATGGGCGCTCCCTCGCAAGCGAATCAAACACTTTATGATTGACTTTATATAAAACGCTGATAGTATACGCCTCGTTCCGCGGATGTGGTGGAATTGGTAGACACGCTAGATTTAGGTTCTAGTGCCGTAAGGCGTGGGAGTTCAAGTCTCCCCATCCGCACCAATTCAGATTTATCGTATACCCCTTCTCCTGCTAATCCCGTATTGCTCCCCCTTGCATGCCTCTGCTATTGCCTAACGTTATTTGATTAATACTGTCTGAGCTAATGCGCGCCCATTATATGCATTTTTTCTTATATTTATAAGGCAAGAGTTATTCTCCCACTGGCATCTTCAGCGTATTGGGCTAGCTTTTCTTCTATCTCTTAAGCACCCAATAATCCAACAGGCTAAGGAATGCTTCCATGGAATGGCTAAACGACAATGCACAGGCAATTTCCGCTATCACAAGCATCCTAACGCTCGGCGTTTGGTTCTTTTACGCGCAGTTGTTATATAACGGCTATGTACGCCAGCGACGGCCTCGCGTGATTATCAACCGGGGCCTCGGCACCGGGCAGAACGCGCTGTGTTTAATCAGCAATATGAGTAGCGAATCCATCTATATCCAGCATGTAGTGGCGATACTCCACACTGAACAACGCAGCTATCAGGTCGACGTTGCCGAGTATCAGGAAGAAAAAGAAGACAAACAGCAAGAAAAGTCCATCAGAAGCCATCAGGGGCCTCTAGCCTCCGGCGATTACCTACATATGCAGCGTTTCGCTGACATCGCCGAGCAGATCCGCGCCACCTGGCAATTGGATAACAACATCTTTGAACAGCCCAATCTGCAGTTAGAACTGCGCGTGATTGCGATCTATGGCTCGGAGGATCGGCCCATCGGGGCTTCACGCACTTTTTATTTGAGGGATCCATCGACCTCCAAGCCCGCATTAATCCCCGTCAGTGTGGATACCAGGCGTCTTAACAGTCGCCTTCAGCGACGTAAAGTGAAGCGTTGGGCGGAAGATATCGACAACCTGGAATCGCGCTAAGCAGCTGCTAAAAAGGCCGCGCTAATACGCCACGGCCAGTGCTGCACCATTCAGTTAGAGTCGTAATCCGCCATCGCACTCGATGATACGCCCCGAGAAGTAATCATTTTCAATCACAAAGGCCACACTCTGGGCAATATTATCCGGCTCACCCAGGCGTTTGAGCGGCACCTTCGACGCAATACGTTCCAGCATATCCGGGCGCATGGAGGCAGTCATTTCGGTATCGATGAAGCCCGGCGCTACCGTTCCCGTTCGAATGCCGTATCGTGCCAGTTCATTCGCCCAGGTGACCGTTAATGCATGCACTCCGGCCTTGGCGGCCGCGTAATTGCTTTGCCCGGGATTCCCCGCTTTAGAGATACTGGAAATATTAACGATCACGCCTTCGTGATGGGCTTCAATCATTTGCGTCGCTGCTTCGCGGCCACACAGAAATACGCCTGTCAGATTAATATCGATGACCCGTTGCCACGCCGCCAGCGACATACGCGTTTCTACCTGGCCCTCTTTGGCTTTCACCATTAAGGCATCGTCGGTAATGCCCGCGTTATTGACACACCCGCTAATCGGACCTTGCCTATCGGCAATCTCGGCAAATGCCTGCGCAACGGACGCCTCATTGGCGACATCGACGATCACCCCCTGCGCATCGATTCCCTGACCGGCAAGCCTGGAGACAGCATCATCCAATGCTTCACCACTAATATCCAGCAATGCCAGCCGTGCCCCTTGCTGCCCTAAACGTAGCGCCACGGCGTAGCCTAAACCTTGCGCGCCCCCGGTTATTGCAATCACCCGACCATCCAGCTTCATTTAACGCTCCTTTCATCAGCCTTTCATTTAATCCACATAACGGCTCAAACTGACACGCAAACTATCCCCCGGCAATCCCCCAAAGGCGCAACTGGGCTTACATACACTATTTAGCACGGCTTGTTTTTCAATCAGACTGTCACCATATTTACTGCGACGCCTATAACGGAGTTTGTTATGCCTATTTTGGTTTTTGTTTCCCTGTTCACGTTGCTTGATTTTGTCATCCTGTTTTCAATTGGCAGCCAAATCGGTTTGTTAACCACCCTGCTACTGGTGATTGGTACGGGGATCGTGGGGCTCCATCTCATTCGTAAGGAAGGCGTGGCGACATTTGCCCGTGCTCGCCAGCGTATGCAGGCAGGCGAAATTCCTTCCAACGAACTGTTTACCGGGGCCGCGCTGATATTTGGCGGCGCTCTGTTAATGGCACCTGGCTTTCTGTCCGATGCCCTCGGTCTTGCGTGCCTGATACCAAACGCGCGCCACCTGCTATTTAAACTGCTCACAGCGCTCGGCCTTAAGGCCACAGTGCAGCGCTCGACGGGGCATCACGAGTCACATACCTATCAAAAAAGCGAGTCTCGCTATCACCAGCACGAGAGCGCATCATCCGCCGGGCAGCCACAAGGCCCGATTGAAGGCGACTTCATTAGTCGAGACGAGCCGAAACATCGCCGATAAGGGCAGAGAGGCTAAAAACAAGCCCTCAAGATTTTTTTATGAGCGCCCCCTTGAAAGGTCATCCGCAGCCCCCATTTTTCAGGCAGCACACAAGTTCGGTAACCGCTTCACTATAAAGTGGTTGCCATTAACAGCGAAGACGTCTTGTCTTCATTTTTCGCGGGCTCTGCCCACGAAAACCATCAACATTAACCGCCCTGATTTGGGCTTTGACGATACTCAGGAGAACGTGAGCATGAATATCCGTCCTTTGCACGATCGCGTCGTCGTCCGTCGCGTGGAAGAAGAGCAGAAAACCGCTGGCGGCATCGTGCTTCCGGGCAATGCGCAGGAAAAGCCTACCCGTGGTGAAGTTCTCGCCGTAGGCAATGGTCGCATTCTAGAAAGCGGTGATGTTCGCCCTCTCGACGTGAAAGTTGGCGACAGTGTGATTTTCAAAGACGGCTTCGGCGTTGAAAAACAGAAAATCGACGGCGAAGAAGTCTTGATCATGAGCGAAGCCGATATTCTGGCAGTTGTCGAAGGCTGATCATCGCCTCGACCGCTTACTTACTTTCCCATTTTTCTGAATTTATTAGGAAGTAACGAACATGGCAGCTAAACAAGTCAAGTTTTCCGATGATGCTCGTAAGCGCATGGCGCGTGGCGTTGACGTTCTCGCCAACGCAGTAAAAGTTACCCTGGGCCCGAAAGGACGCAACGTCGTTCTTGAGAAATCCTTTGGTGCGCCCACCGTCACTAAAGACGGCGTCTCGGTCGCCAAAGAAATCGAACTGAAAGACAAGTTCGAGAACATGGGCGCTCAGATGGTTAAAGAAGTCGCTTCGCAAACGTCTGACGTTGCGGGCGACGGCACCACAACCGCCACAGTTCTGGCCCAGGCCATCATTGCGGAAGGCCTGAAAGGCGTGACCGCCGGCATGAACCCGATGGATCTCAAGCGCGGCATCGACCAAGCCGTCTCGGCAGCCGTCAAAGAAATCCAGGCGATGTCAGTGCCCTGCACCGACACCAAGTCCATTGCCCAAGTCGGTACTATCTCGGCCAATGGCGACAAGCGTATCGGCGAGATCATTGCCGAGGCGATGGAAAAAGTGGGTAAAGAAGGCGTCATCACCGTTGATGAAGGTCGCGGCTTCGAAGACGAGCTGGAAGTCGTCGAAGGCATGCAGTTCGACCGTGGCTACCTGTCGCCCTACTTCGTGACCAACCAGGACACCATGTCCGTTGAACTGGAAGATCCTTACATCTTGCTCGTGGATAAGAAGATCTCCAACATCCGCGAACTGCTGCCGGTCCTCGAAGCCGTTGCCAAGCAAGGCAAGCCGCTTGCCATCGTTGCCGAAGACATCGAAGGCGAAGCGTTGGCCACACTGGTCGTGAACAACATGCGCGGTATTGTTAAAGTCGCGGCCACCAAGGCGCCTGGCTTTGGCGATCGCCGCAAGGCCATGCTTCAGGACATCGCGATCCTCACCAACGGCACCGTGATTTCTGAAGAAGTCGGTCTGACCCTCGAGCAGGCGAACCTGGATCACCTGGGTACC harbors:
- the purH gene encoding bifunctional phosphoribosylaminoimidazolecarboxamide formyltransferase/IMP cyclohydrolase, which encodes MADSTATPVRRALLSVSDKTGIVEFARGLSEHGVELLSTGGTFRLLQEHHIAVKEVSEHTGFPEIMDGRVKTLHPKIHGGILARRGQDDEVMAANDITPIDMVVVNLYPFAATVANPDCTQQEAIENIDIGGPTMVRACAKNHAYTTIVVNADDYARVLGELAALDSCVSEATRFDLAVKAFEHTAGYDAAIANYLGRQVEKADADFPRTFNLQLHKKQAMRYGENPHQQAAFYVEEDTHEPSVATAKMLQGKPLSYNNVADTDAAFECVKAFEDTACVIVKHANPCGVAIGATALEAYDKAFATDPTSAFGGIIAFNVALDAVTAQAIIDRQFVEVIIAPGVSDDAAAIVAAKQNVRLLDVSAHWPGEAKPAFDFKRVNGGLLVQQRDHGMVTREALTVVSDRAPSEQELRDLSFAWRVAKFVKSNAIVYANNGQTIGVGAGQMSRVYSAKIAGIKAADEGLSVPGSVMASDAFFPFRDGIDAAAAAGITAVIQPGGSMRDQEVIDAANEAGIAMVFTGMRHFRH
- a CDS encoding NAD-dependent succinate-semialdehyde dehydrogenase, which produces MEALKETQLYCPFAYIDGSWVAADSGDQINVLNPATGKPVGDMPRLGKAETERAIEAADAALPSWRGLTAQERADLLLKWHDLMLEHQEDLAMLMTYEQGKPLKEAAGEIAYAASFLRWFAEEARRAYGETIPAANANQRIVVTKQPVGVVGAITPWNFPAAMITRKAGAALAAGCTIVVKPASQTPFSATALAMLAERAGIPRGVFNVVPGSAAEIAQALTQSPKVRKITFTGSTEVGRKLMAQAAEHVQKISLELGGNAPFIVFEDADLDAAVDGAMAAKFRNAGQTCVCTNRFLVQSSVINAFCEKLAVAMNSELNVGDGTQDNINIGPLIDQDAVNKVSEHVQDAVDHGAELLLGGYPHPLGGNFFTPTLISFATHEMKVAHEETFGPLAAVFPFDDEETAIEMANDTPYGLASYFYSRDLGRVWRVAEALEYGMVGINTGLISNAAAPFGGVKASGLGREGGHQGLEEYLETKYLCIDLG
- the folE gene encoding GTP cyclohydrolase I FolE; translation: MTDDIAHHYRHIISALGENPERGGLKDTPMRAAKAMQFLTAGYHQSLEEIINGAVFESQTDEMVLVKDIELYSMCEHHLLPFIGKCHIAYLPSGNVLGLSKFARIVDMYARRMQIQENLTREIAEAVQQVTQARGVAVVIEARHLCMMMRGVEKQNSSMTSSVMLGAFRANQATRQEFLTLVS
- a CDS encoding serine/threonine protein kinase, which translates into the protein MTHAFRSLSPGLVMSAVESLDIWPTSEPFALNSYENRVMMFRDDQGEQWIIKFYRPERWQDATIQEEHDFLSELSQAGVPVAAVWRDASGRSQHHYEGFRFTLFHHCPGQAPELDNDAHLFALGELMGQLHDVSSKATFAHRPRLVLVDGVLNSQQRVLDSQRLDRHQRRGYESVITRMLEALAPHQWEDDVMIRCHGDCHLGNILGRDEHFSLVDFDDCLMAPAIQDIWMLLSANEPEEWRRQMSEIVEGYEESRPFPHQQVALIEPLRAYRLIRHSAWLVSRWEDPAFQRAFPWVADKGYWDQHIRQLEQQLMMLKSPRWFA
- a CDS encoding ComF family protein, whose amino-acid sequence is MLWKRWIAGSSDIVKRALPGYCAFCLAPLEGHASWCSACYEQLPWNQPACPRCGDELAGDHQTWCGHCLSKRPAFEAAHVALRYQFPINALVRDFKFDAKPRAGMLLCELMLASLPSPPFDAILPVPMTPERARDRGFNQARWLAAELGRRSGVPMFEVERTKQGPSQRRLNRQARFANLAGAFVVNSPPPAYVGIVDDVVTTGATAHALALALRRAGARRVDIWAAARTPLVLD
- a CDS encoding SDR family oxidoreductase, with amino-acid sequence MKLDGRVIAITGGAQGLGYAVALRLGQQGARLALLDISGEALDDAVSRLAGQGIDAQGVIVDVANEASVAQAFAEIADRQGPISGCVNNAGITDDALMVKAKEGQVETRMSLAAWQRVIDINLTGVFLCGREAATQMIEAHHEGVIVNISSISKAGNPGQSNYAAAKAGVHALTVTWANELARYGIRTGTVAPGFIDTEMTASMRPDMLERIASKVPLKRLGEPDNIAQSVAFVIENDYFSGRIIECDGGLRL
- a CDS encoding FxsA family protein, whose product is MPILVFVSLFTLLDFVILFSIGSQIGLLTTLLLVIGTGIVGLHLIRKEGVATFARARQRMQAGEIPSNELFTGAALIFGGALLMAPGFLSDALGLACLIPNARHLLFKLLTALGLKATVQRSTGHHESHTYQKSESRYHQHESASSAGQPQGPIEGDFISRDEPKHRR
- a CDS encoding co-chaperone GroES, translated to MNIRPLHDRVVVRRVEEEQKTAGGIVLPGNAQEKPTRGEVLAVGNGRILESGDVRPLDVKVGDSVIFKDGFGVEKQKIDGEEVLIMSEADILAVVEG
- the groL gene encoding chaperonin GroEL (60 kDa chaperone family; promotes refolding of misfolded polypeptides especially under stressful conditions; forms two stacked rings of heptamers to form a barrel-shaped 14mer; ends can be capped by GroES; misfolded proteins enter the barrel where they are refolded when GroES binds), which codes for MAAKQVKFSDDARKRMARGVDVLANAVKVTLGPKGRNVVLEKSFGAPTVTKDGVSVAKEIELKDKFENMGAQMVKEVASQTSDVAGDGTTTATVLAQAIIAEGLKGVTAGMNPMDLKRGIDQAVSAAVKEIQAMSVPCTDTKSIAQVGTISANGDKRIGEIIAEAMEKVGKEGVITVDEGRGFEDELEVVEGMQFDRGYLSPYFVTNQDTMSVELEDPYILLVDKKISNIRELLPVLEAVAKQGKPLAIVAEDIEGEALATLVVNNMRGIVKVAATKAPGFGDRRKAMLQDIAILTNGTVISEEVGLTLEQANLDHLGTAKRMTMTKENTTIIDGAGVEADIEARVNQIRTQIEDTSSDYDKEKLQERVAKLAGGVAVIRVGAATEVEMKEKKARVEDALHSTRAAVEEGVVPGGGTALVRVMAKVQGLTGDNEDQNHGINMALRALQSPLRQIVSNAGEEPAVIINRVKDAEGNFGYNAQTGEFGDLFEMGVLDPAKVTRSALQSAGSVAGLMITTECMIADDPEEKEAAPDMGGMGGMGGMGGMM